The Cryptococcus neoformans var. neoformans B-3501A chromosome 4, whole genome shotgun sequence genome has a window encoding:
- a CDS encoding hypothetical protein (Match to EST gb|CF189953.1|CF189953; HMMPfam hit to UPF0052, Uncharacterised protein family UPF0052, score: 158.0, E(): 2e-44), translating into MTSPRSLPFRLQPPQEPGHIHDCAIMDSPVPESPTARKNKDLSYLIISGGTGANSIAGAFGRSPSFVLPVSDDGGSSSEILRCFGGPSIGDIRSRLIRLIPVVRHPVTKEDKERAAIYQLMAYRFPSDAAEKVVRDMWMDIVEGKSHLWSGIGEDKKECIRAFFVHFETQCLKRAHKRFSFRNFSLGNGFLTGARDLFGSLPSAIFLFKSIAGVEHGAQVIPVINTNQTVTIAAQLANSTTLVGQCAISHPRPSASQDSSMSTPLHGLSSATLPSIHPFLRIHFRRDSRTFDTPDESAPPTRSHSSDRLEATTSGAEGHDGEGNLAYRKGEDEAPLEAKIERIFYINLYGQEIYPEPNTDYINAIQNRDILVYSCGSLWTSIVPCLALKGLAEQIARSQTLKAKVLLLNSSNDRETTGYAASEYVATILAMLRHYDKPKRNRTREQLLPGPEWKAANLISHVVWLEGAKIEIDEDQILESGVKMVCVPASVHGAQHGEIPLFSNEAVEWAMERVLEDVNHNA; encoded by the exons ATGACATCTCCCCGATCGTTACCATTTCGCCTACAACCCCCACAAGAGCCAGGACACATACATGACTGTGCCATCATGGATTCTCCAGTGCCAGAGTCACCAACTGCACGTAAAAATAAAGACTTGTCTTATCTCATAATCTCTGGGGGCACTGGTGCCAATTCGATTGCAGGAGCTTTTGGGCGCTCGCCCTCATTCGTCTTGCCAGTTTCCGACGATGGAGGTTCATCCTCGGAAATATTGAGATGTTTTGGGGGACCCTCGATTGGTGATATTA GATCTCGCCTCATTCGCCTTATCCCCGTCGTGCGCCACCCAGTCACCAAGGAGGATAAGGAACGGGCAGCAATCTACCAGCTTATGGCTTACCGTTTTCCTTCCGATGCCGCTGAGAAGGTCGTAAGGGACATGTGGATGGACATTGTAGAAGGTAAAAGTCACTTATGGAGCGGGATCGGTGAGGATAAAAAAGAATGCATTCGAG CATTTTTTGTACACTTTGAAACCCAATGCTTAAAGCGGGCTCATAAAAGATTCTCGTTCCGGAATTTCTCTCTGGGCAATGGCTTTCTGACAGGTGCTAGAGATCTTTTTGGCAGTTTACCCAGCGCTATATTCTTATTCAAATCTATTGCAGGAGTGGAG CATGGAGCTCAGGTCATCCCTGTAATCAACACAAATC AAACGGTCACTATCGCAGCTCAGCTTGCCAATTCGACAACTCTTGTAGGCCAATGTGCCATATCCCACCCTAGACCCTCCGCCTCTCAGGATAGCTCTATGTCCACTCCTCTGCACGGGTTGAGCTCCGccacccttccttccatccatccctttTTACGGATTCATTTCAGAAGAGACTCTAGGACATTTGATACTCCTGATGAGTCGGCACCGCCTACACGATCGCATAGTAGCGATCGGTTAGAAGCAACCACTAGTGGTGCAGAGGGGCACGACGGCGAGGGGAATTTGGCATACCgaaaaggggaagatgaagcgcCTCTTGAGGCCAAGATCGAAAGGATATTCTACATCAACCTCTATGGACAG GAAATCTACCCCGAACCAAATACCGATTACATTAATGCGATTCAAAACCGGGACATCCTCGTTTACTCTTGCGGCTCCCTGTGGACTTCTATTGTTCCATGTTTAGCACTAAAGGGGCTGGCAGAGCAAATAGCCAGATCCCAAACTCTCAAAGCCAAGGTTCTCTTAC TTAACTCTTCTAATGACCGCGAGACAACAGGTTATGCTGCTTCAGAATATGTAGCAACCATCCTTGCGATGCTTCGTCATTATGACAAACCTAAACGGAATCGAACAAGAGAGCAATTATTGCCAGGACCAGAATGGAAAGCAGCTAATTTGATCTCGCATGTGGTTTGGCTGGAAGGAGCAAAAATCGAAATCGACGAGGATCAAATTCTG GAATCGGGTGTGAAGATGGTATGCGTACCGGCAAGTGTACACGGGGCCCAACACGGGGAAATCCCCTTGTTTAGTAACGAGGCAGTTGAATGGGCCATGGAAAGAGTgttggaagatgtcaaTCATAATGCTTAG
- a CDS encoding hypothetical protein (HMMPfam hit to SH3, SH3 domain, score: 59.1, E(): 1.2e-14): MQRRALKQLNKVTQWTSEKVFSGEKTQLSSDFLEFEKEIEIRRIGIERLHATSLPFYEQLAKVKSTADPYPPPGSGKDKISYTEALGLVMIDYGDEIGDDYGDALSKYGRARCRLASAQEEFASRLGDSYIAGMESGLAAVNEYKSLRKKLDSRRLALDAAISKSQNSKKDTGVLEEEVSIARIRFEEIEEETHSRMVNIQEAEDEQYALLTDLLEAEVDYHNKCKEILEDLRNSWGTHSSRKPLNTRARSSTVTSSRSLGRTVISRSHSSKHNAVPSSEDDAPSSRSRSQSNASSSGKSKDKRSMIPSLGSFGRKSGLSTVTSSKKKEKREKYSESRTALHSEEEDEDEGLRWPAPTDRSQSQLSSSVTSYKSSRYDPPPSLRRTVTSPPTPAARYPDPNGRYVKALYDYQANASDELSLRVGMVVKVQTQVNDDWWIGEGEIEGEFGLFPRGYTEEYIPSPRAAVPFVPSLPTRRNVPPPVGQPTTATRLPPSPNLSLNSDFSESDNGFYDGDNNFTASLAASPQPTATRLAASGKKMPPAPPASRRAASSSNILDLSRDMSDSHLSPPIIPYGRARSGTTGTVRGSSHEASPFGGSEDDETDDIRRGY; this comes from the exons ATGCAGAGGAGGGCATTGAAACAG CTCAATAAAGTTACACAATGGACGTCGGAGAAG GTGTTCTCCGGTGAGAAGACGCAATTGTCGTCAGACTTTCTCgagtttgaaaaagaaatagAAATTCGGCGCATCGGTATTGAACG ACTGCATGCCACATCTCTGCCTTTCTATGAACAGCTCGCAAAGGTCAAGTCTACGGCGGACCCTTACCCACCGCCGGGGTCTGGAAAAGACAAGATCTCATATACCGAGGCTCTTGGTTTAGTGATGATTGACTATGGCGATGAAATCGGAGATGATTATG GAGACGCTCTTTCAAAGTATGGACGGGCTCGATGTCGACTGGCTTCC GCTCAAGAAGAGTTTGCTTCACGACTTGGTGATAGTTACATTGCTGGGATGG AATCCGGGCTCGCGGCTGTCAACGAATACAAATCACTGAGAAAGAAGCTTGATTCGAGAAG ACTTGCCCTTGATGCGGCCATTTCGAAATCTCAAAACAGTAAGAAGGACACGGGTGTactggaagaggaggtttCTATCGCCAGAATTAGATT TGAAgagatagaagaagaaactcaTTCTAGAATGGTCAATATCCAGGAGGCCGAGGATGAGCAATATGCTCTGTTGACGGACCTTCTCGAGGCAGAAGTCGACTACCACAACAAGTGCAAGGAGATTTTGGAGGATTTGCGGAATTCCTGGGGCACTCACAG TTCTCGTAAACCCCTGAACACTAGAGCTCGCTCCAGCACTGTCacatcttctcgctcacTTGGACGTACTGTCATTAGCCGATCGCATTCCTCAAAGCACAATGCagttccttcttctgagGACGATGCGCCCAGCAGTCGTTCTCGATCACAGAGTAacgcatcttcttctggtaAAAGCAAGGACAAGAGGTCTATGATTCCGTCACTCGGTTCGTTCGGTAGAAAGAGTGGGCTTTCCACCGTCACCAgttcaaagaagaaggagaagagagagaaataTAGCGAGAGTAGGACGGCGCTGCATtctgaggaagaagatgaggatgagggcCTCCGATGGCCTGCCCCTACCGATCGTTCCCAGTCCCAATTATCATCTTCCGTAACATCATACAAGAGCTCCAGGTATGACCCCCCGCCCAGCTTGCGCCGCACTGTCACATCCCCACCCACTCCCGCTGCTCGTTACCCCGACCCGAATGGGCGTTATGTAAAGGCTCTCTACGACTACCAAGCCAACGCCAGCGACGAGCTAAGCCTCCGTGTCGGGATGGTCGTCAAGGTTCAGACGCAGGTTAATGACGACTGGTGGATTGGCGAAGGCGAAATCGAAGGGGAATTCGGACTTTTCCCTCGTGGATACACGGAAGAGTACATCCCCTCTCCCCGAGCTGCCGTTCCATTTGTACCCTCGCTGCCAACCAGACGGAACGTTCCTCCACCTGTAGGCCAACCTACGACGGCCACCCGCttgcctccttctcccaatTTGAGTCTCAACTCAGACTTTAGCGAATCCGATAATGGTTTCTACGATGGCGATAATAATTTTACTGCGAGCCTTGCAGCATCTCCTCAGCCAACGGCGACTCGTCTTGCTGCTTCTGGAAAGAAAATGCCTCCCGCCCCTCCGGCTAGCAGGCGTGCTGCGTCGAGCAGTAATATTTTGGACTTGAGTAGGGACATGAGTGATTCTCACCTCAGCCCTCCTATCATCCCCTATGGGCGTGCTAGAAGTGGAACAACTGGTACAGTAAGGGGGAGCAGTCATGAAGCCTCCCCATTCGGGGGAAgtgaggacgatgagacCGATGACATTCGCCGAGGGTATTGA